Genomic segment of bacterium BMS3Abin11:
TTTCTGGCCGGTGTGATATCGGTACCTTTACTGGCCACGCTATTTACTGCAGTCGGTATTCTGAGTGGATATTTACTGGGTGTCAATGTGTTGGGAATCGACCAGGGGGTATACTGGTCTGCCATGCAGGAGGGTGTTGATTTTCAACAGGATGTATTAAATGGTCTTTTCAAAAGCCTGGTTTTTGGTGCCTTGATAAGCTTGCTCGCGGTATTTATGGGGTATGATGCCAGACCGACACCCGCCGGTGTCGGTACAGCCACTACCCAGACGGTAGTGTTAGCCTCCCTGCTGGTGCTGGCTGTGGATTTTAGTCTTACATCAATAATGTTTTGAAAAGAATTTGGATCCTGTCATATCAGGGCAAGAATGTGCGGTGGTTAAATGATCTACGGAAGAATAGAAGAACTCTTAAGGATTACTTAAGTATATGAAGAGACAATTAATAGAAATCACAGTCGGTCTGTTCGTCATTGCGGGCCTTGTAGCGTTGTTGTTTCTGTCGTTTCGTGTCAGCAATCTGAATTCAGACTCAGTTTCTAACCCGTACCAGGTGAAAGCACAGTTTGATAATATCGGTGGCCTTAAAGTCAGGGCGCCGGTGACGATGGCCGGTGTCAGGATAGGCAGGGTAAGTAAGATAAGTCTGAATTCGGCCTCTTACCAGGCGCAGGTAACTATGGATATCTCAGGTGCTTACAATAAACTACCGATTGATAGCAGTGCGTCGATTAATACACAAGGGTTGCTGGGTGAACAGTTTGTTTCGTTGGATCCCGGCGGCGAGAAAAAATACCTGAAAGATGGTGACAGTATAAAATTAACCCAGTCGGCTGTGATGCTGGAAAACTTGATTGGCCAGTTATTATTTAAGGGCAACTCTAAAA
This window contains:
- the mlaD gene encoding putative phospholipid ABC transporter-binding protein MlaD yields the protein MKRQLIEITVGLFVIAGLVALLFLSFRVSNLNSDSVSNPYQVKAQFDNIGGLKVRAPVTMAGVRIGRVSKISLNSASYQAQVTMDISGAYNKLPIDSSASINTQGLLGEQFVSLDPGGEKKYLKDGDSIKLTQSAVMLENLIGQLLFKGNSKNP